In Papaver somniferum cultivar HN1 chromosome 1, ASM357369v1, whole genome shotgun sequence, a genomic segment contains:
- the LOC113289934 gene encoding auxin-responsive protein SAUR21-like: MGIRFPEMVVHAKQVMRRKTVPSSHKLVSRVATAMDVPRGHFAVYVGEMNQNKRFVVPISYLKHPLFQDLLRKAEEEFGFDHPMGGLTIPCREDDFIDLTYHLNSLLS; the protein is encoded by the coding sequence ATGGGTATTCGTTTTCCTGAAATGGTTGTGCATGCCAAGCAAGTTATGAGGAGAAAAACAGTTCCAAGCTCACACAAACTTGTATCCCGGGTTGCCACCGCAATGGATGTCCCGAGAGGACACTTTGCTGTTTATGTTGGAGAGATGAATCAAAATAAGCGATTTGTTGTTCCAATTTCTTACTTAAAGCATCCTTTGTTTCAAGACTTGTTACGTAAAGCTGAAGAAGAATTCGGGTTCGATCATCCAATGGGGGGACTTACAATTCCTTGTAGAGAAGATGATTTCATCGATCTCACTTATCACCTAAACAGTCTATTATCTTGA